In Aspergillus nidulans FGSC A4 chromosome IV, a single window of DNA contains:
- a CDS encoding uncharacterized protein (transcript_id=CADANIAT00000002): MLLWGLSRASSLLARWVNHNSYLEKITAGPAILDPPWGKAGRQQVSLHGLIKDCWRLGGHSSGGAGVAPQLALPAMAVGKSGCGAEIWSKDAKLRTYKLCYYAAMSLIREEK, encoded by the exons ATGCTGCTATGGGGTTTGTCTCGGGCCAGCAGTCTACTGGCGCGGTGGGTTAACCACAATAGTTACCTTGAGAAAATAACTGCTGGCCCAG CAATCCTGGATCCCCCTTGGGGCAAAGCAGGCAGGCAGCAGGTATCCCTGCATGGGTTGATTAAGGACTGCTGGAGACTTG GTGGTCACAGTAGCGGGGGCGCAGGTGTCGCTCCTCAATTGGCTTTACCAGCGATGGCAGTTGGGAAAAGTGGTTGTGGAGCAGAAATATGGTCCAAAGACGCAAAGCTTCGAACTTACAAACTCTGCTACTAT GCAGCCATGTCTTTGATTAGGGAAGAAAAATGA
- a CDS encoding uncharacterized protein (transcript_id=CADANIAT00000003): protein MTIMHHTPPKELNNINQIQDCRGLEEVSQVMGPWFQVKGVKHRTNPKLLGLTDLKLTKYCCLTGAGLAGN from the exons ATGACTATCATGCATCATACGCCGCCAAAGGAATTGAATAATATAAACCAGATCCAAGATTGTAGGGGGCTCGAGGAGGT CTCTCAAGTTATGGGACCCTGGTTTCAGGTAAAAGGTGTTAAG CATAGAACAAACCCCAAGCTA CTGGGCCTCACTGATTTAAAACTGACCAAGTACTGCTGCCTAACCGGGGCTGGGCTGGCAGGGAACTAG
- a CDS encoding uncharacterized protein (transcript_id=CADANIAT00000004), translating to MAPPYILSAIAKAILINFIEGGVIGFSPRGSIVRPLALALIVLLAASVHCTIIPWEQHRSLAGILSCNSIFIVAHAPDLFFHSGITYNEHYDWLCKTKGYHPPFTLLQRANWAFAMIRNGRRVGTKWQVVPIHPFDPDRPDYIPTRTTFLVHRLLTIFLWCIVLYFLGGPPFHSAFPSYITKERQELLLDEYNLALSAFLPRFWLSMSFILGLSTLQRSRFDYQIRRIGHL from the exons ATGGCACCTCCATACATACTATCAGCCATCGCAAAGGCCATCCTGATCAACTTTATTGAAGGCGGCGTCATTGGCTTCTCCCCTCGGGGATCCATTGTTCGACCTCTCGCGCTTGCTCTGATCGTGCTGTTGGCTGCCTCAGTTCACTGCACCATCATTCCCTGGGAGCAGCATCGCTCTTTGGCTGGGATTCTTTCGTGCAACAGCATCTTCATTGTTGCGCACGCACCagacctcttcttccacagcGGCATTACCTATAATGAGCATTACGACTGGCTCTGTAAGACCAAGGGTTATCATCCGCCGTTTACCCTGCTTCAGCGCGCCAACTGGGCCTTTGCAATGATCAGGAACGGTCGCCGCGTTGGGACGAAATGGCAGGTCGTTCCCATCCATCCATTCGATCCTGATAGACCGGACTATATCCCTACCCGCACAACCTTCCTTGTTCATCGTCTCCTGACGATTTTTCTCTGGTGCATAGTCCTGTACTTCTTAGGTGGCCCTCCGTTTCACTCCGCGTTTCCGTCGTATATTACCAAGGAGCGTCAAGAGCTCCTGCTGGACGAATATAATTTGGCCCTATCTGCATTTCTTCCACGATTCTGGCTTTCTATGTCCTTTATTCTCGGCCTTTCCACACTTCAACGG TCTCGCTTCGACTATCAGATCCGGAGGATTGGCCACCTATGA
- a CDS encoding putative FAD monooxygenase (transcript_id=CADANIAT00000005) → MPGTVPTHEDHVDVLIVGAGPAGLMLSTWLSRCGIKTRIVDKRGTKVFNGQADGLQCRTLEIFDSFGFAHRAWRESNHMIEICLWNPDENGRIRRSDRIPDTIPQISRFQQVVLHQGRIERFFLDSMKEHSNLTVERGVLPVSFEIDEAKAADFDDYPISVTLRTLSDKEATPQQRQQHQKSADGQRAVVDDGLFRSNLVADDTDDLIRAATADSSRDGQVELVKAKFLVGCDGAHSWVRRQAGFKLEGDSTDYIWGVLDIVPITDFPDIRHRCAIHSANAGTIMVIPRENKLVRLYIQLQATSYNKNGEKADRSWITPDIILQSAQRIIHPYKLDYSYCDWWTAYQIGQRVGDHFSLHDRVFLAGDAVHTHSPKAGQGMNVSMQDTYNLGWKLAHVVKGYCDPAILKTYESERRGIAQQLIAFDHRFSRLFSGRPARDIIDEEGVSMEEFKATFEKGNEFASGIAVNYDASLLVAKGSKIAESNDEYKCRVTSKPQLATKIDVGKRMPSFKVLNQADARPWHLQELLKSNGRWRVIVFPGRLTDPRNMQRFQQLGQKLGDPDSFIRQYTPPGQPIDSMIEVLTVHAGPRTEIELLDLPEAFHPNHGDMGWDYWKVYVDDDSYHEGHGQAYANYGIDPSNGASVIIRPDQYVSWVGDMDDYEEMARFFSAFMKQQVAGKPGAANVRVPFMTTKL, encoded by the exons ATGCCTGGAACCGTCCCCACCCACGAAGACCATGTCGATGTCCTCATCGTTGGCGCAGGCCCTGCGGGCCTTATGCTGTCGACGTGGCTAAGCCGCTGCGGTATCAAGACACGCATTGTTGACAAGCGTGGGACAAAG GTCTTCAACGGGCAAGCAGACGGCTTGCAGTGTCGCACTCTCGAGATTTTCGACTCTTTTGGCTTTGCACACCGCGCCTGGCGAGAGTCGAATCATATGATTGAGATATGCCTCTGGAATCCGGACGAGAACGGTCGTATTCGACGATCCGACCGGATTCCTGATACCATTCCTCAAATCAGTCGCTTCCAACAGGTGGTCCTGCACCAGGGCCGTATCGAGCGATTTTTTCTTGATTCAATGAAGGAGCACAGTAATCTGACGGTAGAGCGCGGCGTCCTGCCTGTCTCCTTTGAAATTGACGAGGCCAAAGCAGCGGACTTCGATGACTATCCCATTAGTGTGACGCTGCGCACCTTGTCTGACAAGGAAGCCACGCcacagcagcggcagcagcaccaaAAGTCTGCCGATGGACAGCgcgctgttgttgatgatggacTCTTCCGAAGCAACCTGGTGGCCGACGACACAGACGATCTCAtcagggcagcaacagccgaCAGTAGTCGCGACGGTCAAGTGGAGTTGGTCAAGGCCAAGTTCCTCGTCGGTTGCGATGGGGCTCATTCCTGGGTGCGACGTCAAGCCGGCTTCAAACTGGAGGGTGACTCAACCGACTATATCTGGGGAGTGTTGGATATCGTCCCCATTACTGACTTTCCCGACATCCGCCATCGCTGCGCCATCCACTCCGCCAATGCAGGGACCATCATGGTCATTCCACGTGAGAATAAGCTGGTTAGGCTGTATATTCAGCTACAGGCAACAAGCTATAACAAGAATGGCGAAAAGGCGGACCGATCATGGATCACACCGGACATCATCCTGCAGTCGGCCCAGCGCATTATCCACCCCTATAAGCTGGATTATTCGTACTGTGACTGGTGGACAGCGTATCAGATCGGCCAGCGCGTCGGAGATCATTTCTCGCTGCATGACCGTGTTTTCCTGGCCGGTGATGCGGTTCACACTCATTCCCCCAAGGCTGGACAGGGCATGAATGTCAGTATGCAAGACA CATACAATCTAGGATGGAAGCTAGCCCATGTGGTCAAAGGATACTGCGACCCAGCAATTTTGAAGACGTACGAGTCAGAGAGAAGGGGCATTGCTCAACAGCTCATCGCTTTTGATCACCGCTTTTCTCGACTTTTTTCAGGACGGCCAGCCAGAGATATCATCGATGAAGAGGGAGTCAGCATGGAGGAGTTCAAGGCGACGTTTGAGAAAGGGAATGAATTTGCAAGTGGCATAG CGGTAAATTATGATGCCAGTCTGCTTGTTGCAAAGGGCAGCAAGATCGCAGAATCAAATGATGAATACAAATGCCGGGTTACCAGCAAACCACAGCTGGCCACAAAAATCGACGTTGGCAAACGGATGCCCAGCTTCAAAGTGCTGAACCAGGCTGACGCACGCCCGTGGCATCTGCAAGAGCTCCTGAAGAGCAATGGGCGCTGGCGAGTGATTGTTTTCCCCGGACGACTCACAGATCCTCGCAACATGCAGCGCTTCCAACAGCTCGGCCAGAAACTGGGAGACCCAGACTCATTCATTCGACAATATACGCCACCAGGCCAGCCAATTGACAGCATGATAGAGGTTCTGACAGTCCACGCTGGACCCCGGACTGAGATTGAACTTTTGGATCTCCCCGAAGCGTTTCATCCCAATCATGGCGACATGGGCTGGGACTATTGGAAAGTGTATGTGGATGATGATTCTTATCATGAGGGCCATGGGCAAGCATATGCAAATTACGGCATCGACCCCAGCAACGGGGCTAGTGTGATCATTCGTCCTGACCAGTATGTTAGTTGGGTGGGAGATATGGACGACTACGAGGAGATGGCGCGGTTCTTCTCGGCCTTCATGAAACAGCAGGTCGCCGGAAAGCCTGGAGCTGCCAATGTCCGAGTACCGTTTATGACTACGAAGCTTTGA
- a CDS encoding uncharacterized protein (transcript_id=CADANIAT00000006), with amino-acid sequence MDRHPFRPAHLHVISRMLVERRGDARAGLEFENDIKTVKASSAFKVDLELPRFMGILRRRLRLLNLAERAS; translated from the exons ATGGATCGTCATCCTTTCCGACCAGCACACCTCCACGTCATT TCAAGGATGCTGGTAGAGCGACGAGGAGATGCACGGGCCGGTCTCGAGTTTGAGAACGATATCAAGACGGtgaaagcttcttctgcattcAAAGTGGATCTAGAACTACCTAGGTTTATGGGAATCCTGCGGAGGCGACTTCGCTTGCTCAACCTTGCCGAAAGAGCTTCTTAG
- a CDS encoding uncharacterized protein (transcript_id=CADANIAT00000007) yields the protein MSGVLGSAVLTGFLRHIRAARSNAPEKHLRFIVTTCTAESKTHLHKQFLQDADRISFVSGGGKANVVAMQSADVVFLAFPSSLASTILSNEHDLASDLANKLVVSLLRDVSTTEIDILIDPQWPDSKTSGGCPPPIIVSAAPYPGEGLRIVRRSSLQFIPKDASNTLHWLFAMVGTLDDKKKT from the exons ATGAGTG GTGTCCTGGGCTCTGCAGTCCTTACTGGTTTCCTCCGCCACATCCGCGCTGCGCGAAGCAATGCACCGGAAAAACATCTCCGCTTTATTGTCACTACTTGCACTGCCGAATCAAAAACGCACCTGCACAAGCAGTTCTTGCAAGATGCAGACCGCATTTCCTTCGTCAGTGGCGGGGGCAAGGCGAACGTGGTCGCGATGCAAAGCGCCGATGTCGTGTTCTTGGccttcccttcttctcttgcctCTACCATCTTATCTAACGAACATGACCTTGCCAGTGACCTTGCCAATAAACTTGTTGTCAGCCTGCTAAGAGATGTGAGTACGACGGAGATTGATATTCTGATTGATCCGCAATGGCCTGATAGCAAAACATCTGGAGGTTGCCCGCCGCCGATTATTGTGAGTGCTGCGCCGTACCCTGGTGAGGGCTTGAGGATTGTTCGGAGAAGCAGCCTACAATTTATCCCAAAAGACGCGAGTAATACCTTGCATTGGCTTTTCGCGATGGTTGGGACACTTGatgacaagaagaagacttAG
- a CDS encoding uncharacterized protein (transcript_id=CADANIAT00000008) has product MLTDAFQPLQLRALKKLYENWLMDQNLSIYFSSDQDAMILDELVFLEDAGTETTKQDDREKVMYMVDKGA; this is encoded by the exons ATGCTGACAGATGCCTTTcagccgctgcagctccgggctttgaagaagctctACGAGAACTGGCTCATGGACCAGAACCTGTCCATATATTTCAGCTCAGATCAAGATGCTATGATTCTCGATGAGTTGGTATTTCTGGAAGACGCCGGCACTG AAACGACCAAGCAAGATGATCGGGAAAAAGTTATGTACATGGTCGACAAAGGAGCTTGA
- a CDS encoding uncharacterized protein (transcript_id=CADANIAT00000009), with the protein MRFAPFLLLASLATASPLLDTNTEVTDIDVVTSLKDLKPVAELVNDSNVLEARGSTPWHNCKCFNGYITDENYSGVYEKTLAYEGNWYWGIPDVPQGYGVYFEGPSKYFLTVEVVGKNSQLLTKNRVGNIIHQLKVARGDKQCGTKPVVCWTKGENEIKAYVKEF; encoded by the coding sequence ATGCGCTTCGctcctttcctcctgctgGCCTCCCTGGCTACAGCCAGTCCACTCCTTGACACCAATACTGAGGTGACTGATATCGACGTCGTTACCAGCCTCAAGGATCTGAAACCCGTTGCTGAGCTCGTCAACGACTCCAACGTTCTCGAAGCCCGCGGCTCAACCCCCTGGCACAACTGCAAGTGCTTCAATGGATACATCACCGACGAGAATTACTCCGGCGTCTACGAGAAAACTCTCGCTTACGAAGGCAACTGGTACTGGGGGATCCCAGATGTTCCTCAGGGCTATGGAGTGTACTTCGAGGGTCCCTCCAAGTACTTCCTCACCGTCGAGGTGGTGGGCAAGAACTCGCAGCTCTTGACCAAGAATCGCGTCGGGAACATTATCCACCAGCTCAAGGTCGCTCGAGGCGATAAGCAATGCGGAACCAAGCCTGTTGTTTGCTGGACCAAGGGCGAGAATGAAATCAAGGCCTATGTTAAGGAATTCTAA